Sequence from the Actinocatenispora sera genome:
GACCAGTGCAGGATTAGCATGGCAGCCATGCCTGTCACGCATGCTCGGCCGACGTCGCTGGCGCCCTGGGTCGCGTTCGTCGAGGCGTGCCGGGCCGGCAGCCTGTCCGCGGTGGCCGAGGCGCTCGGCTACACCCAGTCGGCCGTCTCGCGGCAGATCGCCACGCTGGAGCGCGACCTCGGGGCCCGGCTGCTCGCGCGCGAGCCGCGCGGGGTGCGGCCCACCCCGGCCGGCGCCGCGGTACTGCCGCACGCCCGGGCGCTCGTCGCCGAGGCCGACCGGGCCGCGCGTGCGGCGGCGGCGCCCGCTCCAGCGCCGCACGTCAGCGTGGGCGCGGTCCAGTCGGCGGCGATGGCCCTGGTGCCGGGTGCGCTGCGGCGGGTGCCCGATCCACCGTCGTGGTCGATGCTGACGGACTCGACCGATCGGCTGATCGACCGCGTCGCTGGCGGCGAGCTCGACCTCGCCGTGGTCACCGACGCGCCACCCGGGCTGCCGACCCGCCGGGACGTGCTGCTGCGCCACCTGTTCGCCGATCCGATGAGCGTGGTGGTGCCCGACGACCACCGGCTGGCGCGGCGCCGGCGGGTGAGCATCGCCGACCTCGCCGACGAGTACTGGATCGAGGACAACGCGGGCTCCGAGGCGCTGCTGCACCAGCTCGCCGCCCGGTACGACCTGACCCTGCGCGTCGACCGCAGCGTCGGTGCCCTGATGATCAAGGTCGCGCTGGTGGCGGCCGGGCACGGGGTCGCGCTGGTACCGCGCAGCGTCGGACCGGCGCTGCGCGGCGACGTGCGGCTGCTCGCGTTGCGCGACGCGCCCCGCCGCGGCGTCTACGTGGCGACCCGCCCCGGCCGCGACGACCTGTCCCGCCTCGTCACCGCGCTGCGCGCGCGGCACTGACGGCGCCGCGGGTGGCCTCAGCAGCGTGAGGTTTCGGTTGCGGCACTGGGGATCCGGACCCGGCGGCGGGACAGGGCGAGGACGCCGATCGCGCCGGCCACGCACACGCCGGCGAGCACGACGCCGACCACGTGCAGCGCCCGGGTGTAGCCGGCGCCGGCCAGCCGGTCGCCGGACAGCGCGGCGAGGATCGCGCCGACCACCGCGATCCCGATCGTCTCGGACGCCAGCCGGGAGGTCTGGAACAGCCCGGACGCGGCACCGGCCGCCTCCGGCCGCACGGTGTCGATCGCCCGGCCGTCCAGCAACCCCTGGGTCAGCCCGGTACCGGCGCCGACCAGGATCAGCGGCGCGGCGAGCCCGGCCGGCCCGGTGTGCGGTCCGATCCGGCTCACCAGCAGGGCACCGACCCCGCAGACGACGATCGCGCCGACGGCGATCACCACCGTGGGCACCCACCGCGCGACCAGCCCGCTGACCGTCGGCAGCAGTACCGTCGGTCCGGTGAGCAGCAGCAGCCACAGCCCGGCGGTACCGGCGCCGACACCGGTCACCGAGATCAGGTAGGACGGCAGGTACACCAGCAGCGGCACCAGCACGACGACCAGGGTGGCGGCGGCCGTCGCGTACGAGGCGAAGCGCGGGTTGGTGAGCAGCCGCAGCTCGACGACCGGATCGTCGGCGCGGCGCTCCACCGCGACGAAACCGGCCGCGAGTACCGCGGCGAGCATCCAGCCGGCGATCACTGCCGGGTGGCCGAAGCCGGCCTCCGGCGACTCGACCAGGACCGCGATCACGGTCAGCAGCGCGCCGGTGAACAGCGCGCCGCCGGCCCAGTCGATGCGGCGGGCCGTCGGCCGTTCGGCCGGCCGGGGGATCGCGAGCGCGAGCAGCAGCGCGCAGCTCGCGATCCCGGCCGGTACCGCGAAGACACCGCGCCACCCCAGGTGCGTCACGAGCAGCCCGCCGATCGACGGGCCGAACGCCAGCCCGGCGCCGAGCATCGTGCCGAGCAGCCCGAACGCGCGGGCCCGGGCCGGGCCGGGGAACGCCGCCGACAGCAGTGCCGCGCCGCCGGTGACCGCCGCGGCCGCGCCGACCCCGCCGAGCAGCCGGACCGCGTCGAGCAGCACGACGTTGCCGGACAGTGCGCTCGCCACCCCGGTCGCCACGTACAGCACGAGACCGGCCAGGTAGACCCGCCGGCGGCCGAGCAGGTCGGCGAGCGAGCCGGTCACCACCAGGAACGCGGCGAACGTCGCGTTGTACCCGTTGACCACCCACTGGGTGCCCGCCAGCCCGGCGCCGAGGTCGGTACGGATGTCCGGCAGCGCCACCGACGCCCCGGTGATGGTCAGCGGAAACGTCACCGTGGACAGCAGCACGGCGACCAACACCAGCGCACGTCGGTCCACCCGGTGACCGTATCGGCTCCGGTCCCGCCCGCGGACGTGAACCACCTCACGGCCCGCGGCCACCGGGCCCGAGGCATGCCCGAGCCGGGCTCCGAGACAGACCCTAGTGTGCTCGGCCGGCGAGTACCCGGCCGAGCAGGTCGAGCAGGCGTTGCCGGTCGGGCCCGGACAGCGGGGCCAGCAGCTGCTCCTGCGCGCGCCGCAACGCGGTGTCCAGCCGGCGCAGCTGCTGGCGGCCGGCGGTGCTGATGTTCACCACGTTGCGGCGCCGGTCGTCCGGGTCGGGGGAGCGGGCCACGAGGCCGCGCTCGGCGAGCTCGTTGAGCGCACCGACCAGGTCGCTGCGGTAGATGCCGGTGCGGTCGCTGAGGGCGGACTGGCTCGCCGGACCGAACTCCGTCAGCGCCGCGAGCAGCGCGTAGTGGTGGTGGCGCAACCCGAACGCGGCGAGCGCGTCGGCCGAGGTGCGCTGCGCGTACCCGCCCGCCTGGGCGAGCAGCCGGCTGGGCATGGTGCGCAACCGCTCGGGCAGCAGCGCCGGGTCGTTGTCCACCCGCCCACCGTACCGCAGCCATTAGCCGTACTAACGAGCCACGGCGGCCCGGTCAGGGCCGGTACGGGTCGTCCGGGTCCGGGTCGCGGTCGCGCTGCTGGTCCAGGTCGGTGTTGCGGACCGCGTCGGGCAGCGACTCGTACTCGTCGGCGTCGTCGGGGACCGCGGCCCGGTCGGTGTCCTCGTCGACCCAGTGCACCGCCGCCTCCTCGGCGCTGGCGGCGCCGCAGTCGACGCCCACGTCGACGCCGACCATCTCCTCGCCGTTGTCACGCAGCCGGCCGGCCCGGGGCTCGGGGCCGTCCGGCCAGCGGTCGTCGACCGCATCCGGCTGGATGTCCGGCTCCTCCTCCGACAGCAACTGGTCCAGCGACTCGCCGCGACGCTCCTCGGCCGGCGTCATGCCGAACCGGTTGACCTCGGACCAGTGGTCGGGCGGTTCGATGCCGGTGTCGAGCGGGTCGCCGGACGGCTGGTCGGACAGCAACGTCTCGTCGGCGTCCAGGACGCCGTCGTCGGAGACCTCGTCGCTCTGCCGCGCATCCGGGTCGTCGTCCGCCTGCGTCATCGATCGCCTCTTTCGTCCGGTGACCGGCCGGCCGGGCATGCCTGCGAAGCACCCGCCGCGGGCGCCTCACCGCCGATACTGGCACCCGCACCGGCCCGGCGGGGCCGATCCGGCCAACATCCGCCGTCGGCGAACGAAACGGGCCGGCCGGCGCGTGCGCTGCCGGCCGGCCCTGGGCGCCCGCAAGGCACGGGGGTGGAGCGTTGCGGGCCACCCTGGGGGGTTGGGGGTGGGTCAGGACCGATCGACCACGATCACCGCCCGGCCTCGCCGCTCGCGCCGGAGATGCCGGCAACGCGCAGCCGCACCGCGACGGTGCCCATCCGCGGTACCGGCAGCACCACCTCGGCGCCGTCGACCTCGGCGGCGCCGGTCGGGTCGCCGAGCAGGGTGGCGAGCGACGCCGCGGCCACCGGTACCGCGCAGCGCAGCCGCACCGTGGTCGCGGCCGGCGCGTACGACTGGAGCCGGACCAGCAGGTCGGCGTCGTCGTCCGCGTCGGCGGCGACCGGCACGGCATCGAGCACGGTGATCCGCGGGTCGTCGACCGACAGCAGGGACGATTCGGCGGCCCGCTCGCCGGTGCCGTGCGCCACCACACCGACCAGCGGCCGGTCGACCTCGTACGCGGTGCGCAGCGCCAGCACGTCGGCCTCGACGTCCTCGCCGGCCCGCGGCACGCCCACCGCGTACCGGAACACCGTGTCGAACGCCTGCGCGGACGGGAAGTTGGTGTCCCACAGGTTGTTGTGCACCCAGGAGTAGATCGTGCCGGGCTGCCGCGGCGCGGTCGAGTCCGGGAACGGCGCGTACGGCAGCGGGATCGTCTCCGGCTCCACCAGCGGCGCGTCCCGGGTCACCCAGGCCACCGGGCCGCCCGCGTCCGACACCGAGACGAACGAGCGGACCGCCCGCATGTGCTGCGGCGCACCGGGTACGTG
This genomic interval carries:
- a CDS encoding LysR family transcriptional regulator — encoded protein: MPVTHARPTSLAPWVAFVEACRAGSLSAVAEALGYTQSAVSRQIATLERDLGARLLAREPRGVRPTPAGAAVLPHARALVAEADRAARAAAAPAPAPHVSVGAVQSAAMALVPGALRRVPDPPSWSMLTDSTDRLIDRVAGGELDLAVVTDAPPGLPTRRDVLLRHLFADPMSVVVPDDHRLARRRRVSIADLADEYWIEDNAGSEALLHQLAARYDLTLRVDRSVGALMIKVALVAAGHGVALVPRSVGPALRGDVRLLALRDAPRRGVYVATRPGRDDLSRLVTALRARH
- a CDS encoding MFS transporter, producing MDRRALVLVAVLLSTVTFPLTITGASVALPDIRTDLGAGLAGTQWVVNGYNATFAAFLVVTGSLADLLGRRRVYLAGLVLYVATGVASALSGNVVLLDAVRLLGGVGAAAAVTGGAALLSAAFPGPARARAFGLLGTMLGAGLAFGPSIGGLLVTHLGWRGVFAVPAGIASCALLLALAIPRPAERPTARRIDWAGGALFTGALLTVIAVLVESPEAGFGHPAVIAGWMLAAVLAAGFVAVERRADDPVVELRLLTNPRFASYATAAATLVVVLVPLLVYLPSYLISVTGVGAGTAGLWLLLLTGPTVLLPTVSGLVARWVPTVVIAVGAIVVCGVGALLVSRIGPHTGPAGLAAPLILVGAGTGLTQGLLDGRAIDTVRPEAAGAASGLFQTSRLASETIGIAVVGAILAALSGDRLAGAGYTRALHVVGVVLAGVCVAGAIGVLALSRRRVRIPSAATETSRC
- a CDS encoding MarR family winged helix-turn-helix transcriptional regulator — its product is MDNDPALLPERLRTMPSRLLAQAGGYAQRTSADALAAFGLRHHHYALLAALTEFGPASQSALSDRTGIYRSDLVGALNELAERGLVARSPDPDDRRRNVVNISTAGRQQLRRLDTALRRAQEQLLAPLSGPDRQRLLDLLGRVLAGRAH
- a CDS encoding DUF5709 domain-containing protein, which gives rise to MTQADDDPDARQSDEVSDDGVLDADETLLSDQPSGDPLDTGIEPPDHWSEVNRFGMTPAEERRGESLDQLLSEEEPDIQPDAVDDRWPDGPEPRAGRLRDNGEEMVGVDVGVDCGAASAEEAAVHWVDEDTDRAAVPDDADEYESLPDAVRNTDLDQQRDRDPDPDDPYRP